The Arabidopsis thaliana chromosome 5, partial sequence genomic interval aaattattatttttgttgaaatccATTTAAAAAGTAATATCCAATATGAAACTTGtctgtatatgtttttaataattaagtaCATTATATTCTTACATTTGCATATATCATTTGACTAATACTGAGAATATCTAGTTATTTCACTTTCTGTTCTTTTTCAACGTTCTTTTAGATTTCGCAGTTTGTTAATTTATGTAATCGACGTTTGTAATTCAGTACATATCGTTAAgactaacaaaaaaagagaatgaacATTAACAAATTCACCCAAAGATTAAGGACAACGAGAATTCTGGCCAGGTCCTCCAAAGTAAAAGTAGGGCTCTGACATGTATGTTTTCCGGTGGAGCTTTGTAGAATAACACTCGTACTCATCAGCGTACTCGGACAGATATTTGGGGTATTTGATCTGCAAGGAATAGTCCTTGATTCTAATGTTGCTGTGGTAACAAGCTTGAGCCCAGAGGTAAGAGGCCCATTGCCCACTCCCCATTGAAGTTCTTGTATGTGGCTTCTTCCCCACGTTTGGGCTATGTACTTCTCCACCACACTGCACAGCGGTTGCGCTATGTTTGAGGTAGGCGAAGAGTGTCCCCGGCCAATAACCTATCACGTTGTTAGCACATGTCAACCACCAATTCCCGCTGTTGGTATCCTGCAAACATAGTCGATCATTAAACATTGTAAGCTAAAAGAGTATATATGCAGGTTCTAAAACATGTGCCAAAGGAAACTATTGCttcatatttttgatttataacGCCAACTTTGAGGCATTAACCAAAACACATAcgataaaagcaaaaaaaacgaatctaAGGACTGCCTAAATGTGTTTAACTCCGCTTAATAACATAAACACCTAACTCCAATCTTTACGGTCTATCAAAGCATAGACAACTACCTAGActacttttaaaacattggATATGTGTATAAGGCAAAAATGTTACCAAGAACATGCTCACGGTGATGAAATGTTGTTTTTGCGAGGTAGTCGAAACGGGTTCTATTGCTGCACCCAATGCAAACTTAGTAGTTGTTTGCACAAAACCTGCGCATAAGAGGTTGACGCACCCCGTTTTAGAGTATCCATCTTTCTGCAAATCCAAATAGAAAGAGAAGTTATGAACTCATGGAAGAGATTTAAGATGTTATAAAGTCATTAGTGATTTAGTGATGTTATTACTTACAGTCCAATATGTGAAAAGACGTGTGCGGGAGTCTCCGAAAACACTTGGATTCACCTGAAATAGGTTGATAGCGATCAGTTTAAAATTTACCTCAAATACGAGATATAGTACTTCGATGGAAGTAAAAATATACCGCCCAACCAGCTTCTATGCTTTCAAAAGTATCTGAGAGGCCACCAAGCAGCCATATCTGAGCAGAGCTGTAGTCGCTAGC includes:
- a CDS encoding AslB (DUF239) (Protein of Unknown Function (DUF239); INVOLVED IN: biological_process unknown; LOCATED IN: endomembrane system; EXPRESSED IN: synergid; CONTAINS InterPro DOMAIN/s: Protein of unknown function DUF239, plant (InterPro:IPR004314); BEST Arabidopsis thaliana protein match is: Protein of Unknown Function (DUF239) (TAIR:AT5G25950.1); Has 1807 Blast hits to 1807 proteins in 277 species: Archae - 0; Bacteria - 0; Metazoa - 736; Fungi - 347; Plants - 385; Viruses - 0; Other Eukaryotes - 339 (source: NCBI BLink).), which codes for MRLFLIFAILCGFYNEAYGKGSLDIDMKLKSLNKPSLKTIKSEDGDIIDCIDIYKQHAFDHPALRNHKIQMKPSVDFGTKKTTIPNNGSSEQITSQIWSKSGNCPKGTIPEAVLMALGYNFIGAQSDINVWNPPRVQASDYSSAQIWLLGGLSDTFESIEAGWAVNPSVFGDSRTRLFTYWTKDGYSKTGCVNLLCAGFVQTTTKFALGAAIEPVSTTSQKQHFITVSMFLDTNSGNWWLTCANNVIGYWPGTLFAYLKHSATAVQCGGEVHSPNVGKKPHTRTSMGSGQWASYLWAQACYHSNIRIKDYSLQIKYPKYLSEYADEYECYSTKLHRKTYMSEPYFYFGGPGQNSRCP